From a region of the Pongo pygmaeus isolate AG05252 chromosome 5, NHGRI_mPonPyg2-v2.0_pri, whole genome shotgun sequence genome:
- the LOC129038557 gene encoding small ribosomal subunit protein eS10-like encodes MLMPKKNRIAIYELLFKEGVMVTKKDVHMPKHLELADKNVPNLHVMKAMQSLKSRGYVKEQFAWRHFYWYLTNEGIQYLHDYLHLPLEIVPVTLHRSHPETGRPRPKGLEGEQPARLTRGEAERDTYRRSAVPPGADKKAESGAGSATEFQFRGGFGCGRSQLPQ; translated from the coding sequence ATGTTGATGCCTAAGAAGAACCGGATTGCCATTTATGAACTCCTTTTTAAGGAGGGAGTCATGGTGACCAAGAAGGATGTCCACATGCCTAAGCACCTGGAGCTGGCAGACAAGAATGTGCCCAACCTTCATGTCATGAAGGCCATGCAGTCTCTCAAGTCCCGAGGCTATGTGAAGGAACAGTTTGCCTGGAGACATTTCTACTGGTACCTTACCAATGAGGGTATCCAGTATCTCCATGATTACCTTCATCTGCCCCTGGAGATTGTGCCTGTCACCCTACACCGTAGCCATCCAGAGACTGGCAGGCCTCGGCCTAAAGGTCTGGAGGGTGAGCAACCTGCGAGACTCACAAGAGGGGAAGCTGAGAGAGATACCTACAGACGGAGTGCTGTGCCACCTGGTGCTGACAAGAAAGCCGAGTCTGGGGCTGGGTCAGCAACCGAATTCCAGTTTAGAGGTGGATTTGGCTGTGGACGTAGTCAGctacctcagtaa